Within the Erigeron canadensis isolate Cc75 chromosome 6, C_canadensis_v1, whole genome shotgun sequence genome, the region AGACATCAACCAGCGGAGCTGGGAGCCAGCCACGCCAATAATTACCCCCTAAACCCTAAGATTCGTAGCTCACTTCCTCCAGGCGACTTTGGGGGCCGTTCTAGGgtattttcatcagatctaaaccCTCGTAACACCTCCATATCATCCAAAAGGTCAAGCATCAATTATTCAAACAATATACAATTCACAATTCAATATACAACAATTCCAGTCGGCCGAGAGACATAATTCGAAGCAGCAACATCGGTCAAAATAATAATAGGTGGATTCGTGGTGTTAAATTGAAGGAGCGACCAAGAAGGATACGAACCGTGCAACTTCGCCCTATTATTAGTTTGATCTTTCTTTACTCTTTTTATCATTGTTAGCATACTTTATTGCAAGACTATTTGGTTGACAATTGTTCTTatggatttatttatattaatgattgttatatttgtttttccatGAGTAACTAAATAGTTTTGCATCTGcttggataatgtgatcatgCCTTTATAGCTAGTGATATTGTGTGCTTGTACTTGTTTAACCGTTTTTATGCTTGATCTAGTTAAAGTAGGTTGGGGACTTGACCGGAATCTCGTAGACTATAAAGATTAGGTCATAAAAACATACTTAGTCCATCATCTTAGTTAGGGGACTTGATAGGAAGCTTAACTAAAGGGTTAGGTCACTTGACAGGAATCTTAACCACTTAGACCGGGGGACTTGATAGGAAGCTTGGTCGTGATTAGTCGTTCAACAGTTATAAGTAATATGATAGATCATCTATGTGGCATGTGAACTGTTTCCAAGTGGATGTGTCctttccattattattattatctttgcTTTACTTTTCAAATCATTTAGTACTTCCTCGCTAGACCAAGCGGTTGGAAGCTTTTTCTAGTTTTAGTTAGTCGTGActcgtgacaaacccccaacaATCTTAGCACACCTAGCTGCATTCTTAGAACATAGTCCCTGGGAACCATCCTGGTCTTACCGATTTGCTATACTATAAACGAACGGGTCCATTGCccgaaaatttaaatttaaaacttgttagaAAATTTAGTTAAACTTCTAGCTCATCAGGAACGAAGTGCAAACCACATTGATGATTTTGGCAAAAAGTTAACAGAAGGAGGAAAACGACAAAACTGGCAAACCGAAGGAGGAAAGCGGTTGGAAATTGTGAGTGTAAACTGTAGAATGGCTGGTGATGGGAATGACGATGAAAATTTAGATATGCTACTACTATCTAATATTTGTTTCACTATAATATAATGTAGAGTAAATGACATAAATGGTAACTGAAGTATACCTCAAATTACTCTTTTggtataaacttttaaatatctAGTCGGATCATACCTAAAATTTCCAAATCCTACTCGTATAGTACCTAAAACTAACAACCGTCTATTTGATTGTTAAGTCCATCCATTTGAGGACTATGTTTGTTATTTTCTTACCAAAATGACCAAAAAagtaattgtttttttaataataaattttattaataaacaaaatatgtatatacacgtactttatttatctattattactttgtttttttatttaatattttattaattatttttaataaaagtcctctctcaaaataataataataataaatcaaaaagtaaaaataaatcaaaagccaaaaaataatcaaaagtttttcttagtttttaaaaaactttatcACCTATCATCACCACTAGTTACaagatattaatattttaaggaCAAAATCCGTACCGTATTATTAtcgataaatttttttttttgaatgcattttcttaaaaaaaataaataaatatcagaatataaaaataaaaataaaaacactatGCATTTTCCGCCGCCTCTCTTCTTTTTGAAtggtttctttttttctattattattttttttattaataataattttattataaaaaatatttccgAAAAAACAATGATATTATTAAGAGTAGCTGGTGAAGGTGCAGTTCATAGGTTTtcattaaaagttaaattaaaaaaattttgatttattttttatcttttgtttttttgatttattctattttatatagATAGAGTTGTTATTGAATTATACTCCACTGAAACAAATaactgaaatttttttataaaaaaaatcaagtatatgtatatgattattttgttaattaataagttttaTTACTATAGAAGttattacatttttggtcctcTTGGTaagaaattaacaaaaatagtccTCAAGTGAATGGACTTAACAATCAAATAGATGACCGTTAGTCTTCGGTAGTATGAGTAGGATTTGGAAACTTGAAGTATGGTCGGAGTAGAGATTCAAAAGTTTGTACCAAAAGAGTAATCTGGTGTATACTTTAAGTATCGTCCGTATAATTCACTCTATAATCTATGTAGTTAAAAATATAgggtaaattataaaaatggtaCATGAGGAACACTCAAAATTGCACTCTGAGACATACCCAtgatttgaacctaaatctgccCCCGCCTTTCTTGTTTCTTCCCCATTTAtatctaaaaatagttttatacaACCATGAGGGGGGTAAAATAATCTATAACCATCCATATTTTTTATTAgagttaaatgtaaaaatattagCAGATCGTCATCAATATGcccacattaaaaaaattaattgatgaAGCATCTTGTTTAGATCCAAACAAGAAGATATTTCAACTATCTTTGTCTTTTTTAACACATGAACCGAAAACAAAACCCAGATCCAAAATCACAAAAACAACCCATATCGTAAATCAAGAGAAACAATACactaaatgaaaattatattcaAATCCAATGACAAACtctatatatacgtatatagtCAGAGGAACAGAATTATGTGGCAACGCACTAAGGGGTCAGCTCTCTCATATGTAGATGAGTATAGCGTTGCTAAGGTcccctcaccacatttgcatgtagTATGATTCAAACCCTCAACCCGTAGGAAGAAACCATAAAGTGAAAAACTCCGTAACTACTGAGCTATCACCCCAATGGCGTAATAGtaagttaatttttataaatgttgTTGATGTTAACCCTGTATCCCCAAATACCATAGGTATACATAAAAAGCATCAAGGGATGAAAACTAAACGGTTGATTTGTTCCCTTTGCTATTCTTTATACTTTATGGTCATTTCAAGTCAGGCTCCAAAATACCATGGAGCGACTTATTTCAAAAAAATGAGGGGGGAAGTCAGTAAGATGTCGGGAGTGTTTGCTTTTGATTTTGGTGTGGTGCAAGGGAACAGGTGAGGCCTTTTACTTTGAAGATGCTAGACTTATGtccgcgtaatgcggcgacggtggggGTAGCGATGGCAAAGGTGTGGCGGTGACGCACCAAAGGGCTGACTCTCTCATATGTAGATGAGTATAGCGTTGCTAAGATTCCCTCATCACATTTGTATGTGGTATGATTCGAACCCTCGACCCCTAGGAAGAAACCATAAAGTGAAATACTCTGTGACCACTGGGCTATCACCCCAATGGCGTAATAGtaagttaatttttataaatgttgTTGATGTTAACCCTAGATCCCCAAACACCATAGGCATACATAAAAAGCATCAAGGGATGAAAACTAAAGGATTGACTTGTTCCCCTTACTATTCTTTATACTTTATGGTCATTCAAGTCAGGCTCCAAAATACCGTGGAGTGACTTATTTCAAAAAGATGAGGGGGAAAGTAGTAAGATGCTAGGAGTGATCGCTTTTGATTTGGTGTGGTGCAAGGGAACATGTGAGGCCTTCTACTTTGAATATATTAGACTTAtgctcgcgcaatgcggcggcggtgggggTAGCGATGACAGAGGTGTTGTGGTGATGGTTGTGGGAGCGGTAGTGGGGACGGAAATGAGGACAATGATGGGGGCGACAATGGTGGTCAATGTAAAAGTAACTAATGTTATAGGTGGGTAtcgtagttattttaagtgttgaggGATCTATgccttaaattattttattaaaggtattatataaatattatatagagatgtttaaattagtgaataaagaagaagggtatttttgattttttaaaggtaaaaagtttaaggaaaaaaaaaaagatggtttattttattaaatagtatagataaaatcgATATTGGCCCTATATTACTATGAAGAAAAACAATCAGCGAATCAGTCTTAAACCAAACTAAATTACTTAACACGTAGCATTCTATCTGTTTTAGTAAATGCTTGAAGTCATCATAATGTACTTTAACACAGCAGACAAATTTAACATATGAGGTTTGAACTTAAGTTTGTGGATTCATTCTTAATCTTGTTATGGTAGCTAAGCTACTTGGAGGATATGTGTTTGTAAAAAACTACAACAATTGTCCCTCCCTCCctccaaaatgaaactaaaaaatactaaaaacaaCGGGTAGAAGAAATGGCAACAAACAAGTCCGGTAGAATGCCAATATATAGTAGATCTTTATGAGGGGTTGGGACTGGTTGAACTAATACATCCTCCATTACAAGGGTGGTCAGGTGTCCATCCAATAGGAAGTCATGAATATGGAATATCAGAGGATGGCTATTTATTATGGAAGGCCGTTGTCTCGATTTTGTCATGGACTGAAACCACCAAGTCATGAGCGTCGTCTAAGAGTTTCCAAACATCCAGTTGACCTGCCATGTTATTGCATTCCCTTATAATCTCATCCATACTGCTGTACTTCTCTATTATCTGTTTCCTCCTTTGCAGCACTGATGCTGCTATGGCATACAGCAATAGATCTTCTGTTGGTGGTGCCCTCTGTCTTATCTTGTTCCACGCCGACTTGCCAATCCCTGCTCTTATTGCCGCCTGATCTGCCCACATCACCTCCCATAGACATATCGTCTGTTCAAAACTCAGCTCTCTCCTAAACAGCACCACCACCATCCGGTACACAAAAAAGCAATCCTCCGCTTGCAACTTCTCCAAGTGCTTATACAGATGCGAGTCTTTAGACTTGATTATTTTGGACACTCTACTCAACTGCCTCCTGATACCCGTCTCATCCAACCTGAAGTTGTGTCGTGCTTTCCTCATGAACCCAACAAAACACCAGAATGCTTCATGGTCCTCTGTCATGACTGCAACTATTGGAGATAATAAATCACTCATCCCTTGGCAGTAACCAATTTCGGAATCATATAGTGCATAAGCTTCAAGAATCGCAACCAGCCGCGACGCATGGAAGATTCTGCATGGTTCCAAATGGTCATAGTCTTTTAAGCCGATGACCTCCGCCGATCGTTGGGCCCGCTCCTCGGAGACTTCCGCTTGAGTTGAGGAGTATGGGATCCAGTCTCCGTTGGCACGAACTGCATCAAGGCGAATGATCCTCTGCCAAGAGGAAAAATCCTCTGTTGAACAAAGCTTTGATTGGACTTCCGACTTTGAGGGCGACTCTTCAGTATCCTGCTTGCTATCTGAGGAGGGAAAGGCTTGGCTGACTTCAGCATCCTGAGAAGCATCCGAGTCAGAGGACTCGGAGTCAGAAATGCTTGGATCTATGAATCTCGTAGAACCACCCACATCTTCTTCCAATATTGAAGTGATGGCATTATCCAAACACACGGGAGATGAATTTACTTCCTCACTAGAAAGGGACTCCCTGGCGCTCACGACATCTTCTGATTCGGCAGAGTCCATGTCAGGGGTGAAAGAATCACTATCCCCATTGCTTCTGCTTTCACCTGTGTTGCACCTCAAAAGCTTCCTACATTGCCTCCGCAATTTTTCATACTTCTTTCTGTAACATATATCAAAAACAAACATGTGTATAAATTGAACTGTTTGAGAAACGAAAATTTATAATCACTAAACAAAAATACTGTAGTCACTATCCAAACTAACAAATATTTTGCATATATTAGAAAGAAAGATTATGCCTTGAAAGGTCTCCAGCAACACAAAAATAACGGAAACGAGCATACCTCCCCTGAGTTCTTAGTTCATCCCTTTCTTCTTTGCAACTATTTAGCTCATATCTGCATAAACGTAATAAAGAAATTAAAGCTTGAAAGATACAAATGTTTTCCATATAGGACATATGTGTAAGCAGTTAATTGCAGCAGGGGAATCTCTACTCTTCTACCCAATGTGTAACTTCTGCGTAATAAGTACATTAATATAGAGCTGGCAATAATTCCCAAATGCATTTGATCGGGTGATTTGGGTATTTTTTTATGGACTTTGGGCATCTTTGGGTGTTGGTAGTAATCTAAACGGGTTCATTGGGGCGGATTAGAAATGCATTTTTAAGAAATCCAGGTTAATTGGGCAAAGATTAAAATCATTGAATGGGTGATTGTTGTTTCCAAATGGAAGAgaacaaaaatagaaagaacCTGATTGGCACATCAATTTGCTCAAAGAAAAAAAGCGgtatattatgttaattttcATTCTTCTAGATTTGTTTAACAATAATTACTTTATTTACATtcttttaaattcattttaaCAAGAGTAATTTatacttttcgtccctaaagttggcacgtttttcacttttgatccctaaactttgaaaattacaattttgaccctaaagttgacCAATATTTTCAATAATTGTCCTTTGGCCTTACAGCGTTAGaaaatggccgttaacgtacgcacgtgctagacacgtgagggcactaatgtcatttcacttAACactgagggacgaaaagtgaaaaaatagctacctgacggacgaaaagtgaaaaaatagctacttgagggatgaaaaatgaaaatcatacaaataaatttattcttccattctttctttccCGATCATCTTCTTCGATCATTTTTACTGatggaattttccgactagacatttattttccgatgatacctaataaaaactcactttgaatccaaatctaaaccgcaaacaaaatcatttactcaaattcatgacattcaaaacacaaccaatcaaacaaattatagttcaaatatgccagtaatttttttttcttttctaaattttgattttaattgaaagggggatagtggatggtggtgattctagtcGGCGGCGGTTGGTGGTGAATGTTGACGGCGGTCGTTAGAGGTGACTGTAGACGGCGGTGTTtggtggtaattataggcggTGGTGGCTAGTGGTGATTGTAGTAGCGGTGGCTAGAGGTAATTATAGGCGGCGGTGGCCAGAGGTGGCGGTGGGTGGTAGTGGCTTGTGGTGGTTatagacggcggtggctggtgtTGGTTACAGACGGCGGCGGATAGTAGCGGCGGCTGTTGTCggtggttattaggtggtggtgattaGAGAGCCTTGGGGGTAAAGGagaaataaatgtctagtcagaaaattccatgggaaaagaaagaatggaagaataaatttatttgtataattttcatttttcgtccttgAAGTAGCTATTTTTTTCGCTTTTCGTCCCTTaggtagctattttttcacttttcgtccctcggtgtaaggtgaaatgacattattgTCCTCACGTATCTAGCACGTGTGTACGTTAACGAacattttttaacgccgtaaggccaaaggacgattattgaaaaaattggccaacattagggtcaaaattgtaatttttaaagtttagggatcaaaagtaaaaaagtgccaacttcagggacgaaaaatgtaatctACCCTTTTAACAATATGTAAAATTAGTGTTGTAATTTTTTCCTACCACTTTATTTTGAAAGGCGAATAAATTTAGGCTTCGTTTGTTTTCCTTAAAACATCTTAAAAACCTATTCTGTCTAATTTGGTCAGAAGTTACAAAATTAAGACcgtggtttgttttttttttttaaattattttttttttacattaggAGGTTTCAAATCTGGGATACCTCTCTGAGTATTGTAAGCGGTTAAATAACCTCTAACTAACATCTGAAATTATAAAATACCTATGATGTCATCGTCATTGCTTCCTAAtcttttttttctataatagATTCATCTAAAGACCCAACTCTTTTCCACATCACCATTGTCAAGATACGGGTGGTGGGTCATCAGAAAATCTATGGGTGGTGGTCATCGGAAATTCTTGTGGTTGTTGGTTCCTGCTATATTTGTGATCCTGTGATTGTGGGCTGTGGGATACAATGGGATATGGGTTTGTATAGAATATTAGAAATACAGACTATACAGTCAAAGATTTTATTATCTCTATATTAGAAATTCAATTCAGGGATAATGATCTGTGGATGTAGTGAACTAtaacaaaatgtctatgttatgtaacgaacttcCAAAAAAACGTCCAAAAGATGCATGTTACCTGCTAATCTAGAGGTTGCAGGTCATCaattttatttccttttattttttaattacgaGTCAGTAATAGTGTCCacgttttcattttctaaacttcGGCACACCTTTTCTTTACACATTTAATCCTGGTGCAAATAAGCTTTTCACACACATGTAATCCTGGTGCAAAGGAGCTTCaccttttctttttagtttcacTTCCCTTTTGACTTTCTAAACTCCGACTACGAATCCTGGATCAATTTTAACAACATTTTTGCTTTCTGTTTTGCGTGTGTGCTACACTCACTTTGTACAAGCAGCAACAACGGTGTCAAAACCCCCACCACCGCCTCTTGTCGCTACTTTTCCGCCGCGGTGATCTTACCACTACCGACACGACCAACCACGGGTCAACATCAATCCCAAACAAAAATATCAAGATCTCgacaaaaatctaaaaataatcaACCCTAGATCTACGAATCGAAGTTCAATTAACAGTTCAACACCTCACCGTCTTCTTCTTTCTTATGACTTGACAAAAATAGATCTCAAAGTCCATATCATATGTAATGGCGTATCATCACTGGACTGCAAAAAGtttgttctttttcttaatCTAGATCTTCAATTTTGTATAATCAACTATTAAAGttttcaaactttttaattttgaccgCCATAACTTGTGAAAATGTACCAGTGGTTGCCGCCGGCAACGGGGCGGTGACACTAATGGGTGGCCGGCGATGGTTATCAATACGGTAGAAATGAGTGACTGGAGTGGTGGTGGTTGGGAGTAAATGAGATGAGGTTGAGAAATATATGTATGAATgagatatacatacatatacatagaaAAAATCCTGGTCAAACGTCCACGTCACAATTATTATTGACTCAGCACGCcatgtaattaaaaataaaaggaaataaaattGGTGACCTGCAACCTATAGATTAGCAGGTTACATCCATCTTTTTGACGTTTTTTGGAAGTTCGTTACATAAGATAGACCCAACGACtggatcaatacataacatagacattttgtcatagttcactacatccacaggtcattatcccttaaatttaataagttatctatactcccttataaaagaaattgtCCCCCTCCTTAATTTTAGGAACCTGAAATGACACATTTACcctccatcttaatacatctttatttCCATTTTATAGACTGTGACTAAATGCCCTTAAAATAAATGCAACCTCTAGGCTCTATCTCTCCCTCATGCAAAACCACAtagcaaaaaccctaattcaaaaATTCGTCCCCCTCCTCCCCCCTTTCATATCCCACTGCAACAATTTATCACATCTCCAAcgcaatgaaattacttttacgttaataaccacaccatcaCCACCGCCATTACTGTCGCTGCATTGCACGGACACCAATCTAGTATTAAATTAATTGTCTTTAATGAAATAGTAACACATAAGTGTTTATCATAGAAATAAAGTCGAGAAAAGGTGATTTTGATGAATTGATGAAATAAAAAGTGATAAAATAGAGTATTCAGATATTTGTGGGTATTCAGAcgtttttagaaaaacaaacagtaatatagatttaaatttCAGACATTAGAACCACCTCTTAATATTTAGAAGTGGTACTCAGATCTTAATATTTAGAAGTGGTACTCACATCGAAAACAAACATCTTGAGAAAAACAAATGGGGCCTTACCAAATTAGCTTTTATTGGTACAACAATTATACGTATTTGGTGAATTAAAGTAACATGAAAAATTCTGTAATATTTGAAGACTAAGTTAACTATCTATGTTTTTTATATGTCTGTCATAATTTTATTTCAATTGAATGAATTTGTTTAACTTTCATTGTTTGATACCCGACCAAAACTCATTGAACCTTAAGTCattaaatgttttctttttttacatcATTATATGTGGACCAATCAAATCTTGTCATTGTCAAACTTAGCAATTAACCGTGATACTTTTCTGGTCTAGTGGATGAATGTTAAGGGTACTCGGAGTGGAGCTCGGGGAGGTCAGCCCTCAGTGAAACACCACCGCAAGCAAGGCGGGCTGAGCTCGGGTATGGGGTGGGAGAGTTAGAAGCCCGACGAGTGTGATGAAGATTGGACCGgtcatttacaaaaaaaaagattctCCCCCCCTAATTTTAGTCTATAAATACACACAATTTTACCCAAACAAAGTACAACCatttctaataattttaatacatCAATCGCTACCAAAACAACCATTTCACTGCCAAATCATGgatacaaataaacaaaaagggGTTGCAAGCGGATATATAAGTCGTGGATGGATCACTTAACCTCAATCAGTTCGCCCTCAAACGTAACCATATTATTATTGTCCTTAACCTTACTTTCCTCGACCACCAAATTCTCAACCAATTTAATACGATTATCCTCCTCCACAAATGCATCTAAACTAGCGGCAAAGGTCAAGTTCGATGTGTTAGCCTACTGTTATCCTCAACCCATTCTCGACGATGAAGAAGCGGTCGTTCCCGAAACGCAAGAACATCTGTTCGGTGATCAGTATATTATTAatactttatatttttgtaattcatattttatagttttggtATCTATACTTGTATTATTTACACTAATACTAGTTTTAATTATGTAGGAGATGACGTTGAAGAAATTCAAGTGCAAGATGTTCCAAAGAAGAAATTCGCGGAAAGAGCAGATAAAAAAGCTTGGACGGCGAAAGAAAAGGTGGCTTTGGCAAAAGTGTAGGATCATGTGGGATCATATCTCGACATGTAGAGCATTCAGAATGAACAAGTCGACATCGGTTTTGGCAATGATGTTTAGAGCATTTCGCGACCAAATGTGAGGTGCACTACTAGAATTCATCAAAGTTTAAAGCGCCATGAATATTTTTAACCGCCTATATCACCAATCGGCTAAGTAGTCAAGGAcataaatttcggtgtttcggtcacgGACTCGTATACGAAATATCGtttttttcggtggtatttcggtaattctaatattatgtatatatatttatatatatacataaataagagtGAAAAATAAAACCTGGAAGTGCTTAAACAGAATTCACCGAAATTTCGGAAATTTCGGTCAAATTTTggaaatttcggtggtatttcagTCAAATTTCGGTCAATACCACCGAAAATTTCAGAAACGATATCAAAACCCAAATTCAGTACCGAAATTATGTCCCACCACCGAAAACCGGTATACCACCAAAATttcaccgaaattgataacatagccAATCGGTAATACTATTAACACTGTttttgaataaataatttttagaatGACATTATATCCTACtcttactcctaaattacatgcATACCTGAGATGAAACTCGGGACTCATGAAaaccccctattaatccacctccacaaatgtgggaagtgagactcgaacatAGGTGGATCCTCCACCTTACCAATGTGTCACTAACCCCATTGGcttttattaacatttttcttatttttatacttGTATCTCACTTTTAATTCTACTTAttaatacttttttattaaatatacttgaatttatTAACACTTTTATACTTACACTTGTATCTGTTaatattttttcattatatacACTGTTACAAAAGTCTTAGGAAGACCGGATGCAAGTATGCAACTAGACGTGATGAGTAATGCCTTGATGGAccacaaaaagaaaacaaacggCAAAGCTTTTACTCATTTACAGGCTTGAGAGATTGTCAAAGATCAACATAAATGATTGGAACAAAAATGTGTC harbors:
- the LOC122603998 gene encoding rab GTPase-activating protein 22-like → MIFLVSSAGAETITTSWSGGGVINITGITVLAGFVIAAAAAAMYSTTRGRLKSPWSRRKRKHALTPQQWKTLFTPGGKLQDGVKFLKKVRSGGVDATIRSEVWPFLLGVYELNSCKEERDELRTQGRKKYEKLRRQCRKLLRCNTGESRSNGDSDSFTPDMDSAESEDVVSARESLSSEEVNSSPVCLDNAITSILEEDVGGSTRFIDPSISDSESSDSDASQDAEVSQAFPSSDSKQDTEESPSKSEVQSKLCSTEDFSSWQRIIRLDAVRANGDWIPYSSTQAEVSEERAQRSAEVIGLKDYDHLEPCRIFHASRLVAILEAYALYDSEIGYCQGMSDLLSPIVAVMTEDHEAFWCFVGFMRKARHNFRLDETGIRRQLSRVSKIIKSKDSHLYKHLEKLQAEDCFFVYRMVVVLFRRELSFEQTICLWEVMWADQAAIRAGIGKSAWNKIRQRAPPTEDLLLYAIAASVLQRRKQIIEKYSSMDEIIRECNNMAGQLDVWKLLDDAHDLVVSVHDKIETTAFHNK